One Lycium barbarum isolate Lr01 chromosome 5, ASM1917538v2, whole genome shotgun sequence genomic window carries:
- the LOC132639548 gene encoding probable protein phosphatase 2C 6 → MHEVVAEKLDQETNDVHHWQKKWEAAFVRSFERVDNEIFIEAPSLEMVGSAAVVAILCGCQIIASNCGTDPLPSHLISLTRFKDKHFLFFTREDELLRIEEQGGKIINWNGARVFGVLAMSRAIGDRYLRPWIIPVPEITFTTRSDEDECLILASDGLWDVMSNDEVARRILRRRRRSMSDDETPAAQTVADSLTEISLGRNSTDNISIIVVDLKAKRKRRQNP, encoded by the exons ATGCATGAAGTTGTAGCAGAAAAATTGGACCAAGAAACAAATGATGTTCACCACTGGCAAAAAAAGTGGGAAGCAGCATTTGTTAGAAGTTTTGAGAGAGTAGATAATGAAATTTTCATTGAGGCACCATCACTGGAAATGGTTGGATCTGCGGCTGTGGTGGCCATTCTATGTGGTTGCCAGATTATAGCATCTAATTGTG GCACAGATCCATTACCATCACATTTAATTTCATTGACCAGGTTTAAAGACAAGCACTTCTTGTTTTTTACAAGAGAAGATGAACTTCTAAGAATTGAAGAACAAGGAGGAAAAATCATAAACTGGAATGGCGCTAGAGTATTTGGAGTTCTTGCAATGTCCAGAGCTATAG GTGATAGGTACTTGAGACCATGGATTATTCCTGTGCCTGAAATAACTTTCACAACAAGGAGTGATGAAGACGAGTGTCTGATACTGGCCAGTGACGGTCTTTGGGATGTCATGTCAAATGACGAGGTGGCCCGTCGCATTTTAAGACGGCGTCGCAGATCTATGTCAGATGATGAGACTCCTGCAGCTCAAACAGTTGCTGACAGCTTGACTGAAATATCTCTTGGGAGAAATAGTACAGATAACATTTCGATTATTGTAGTTGATTTAAAAGCAAAGAGAAAAAGGCGGCAAAATCCATAG